A portion of the Tachysurus fulvidraco isolate hzauxx_2018 chromosome 8, HZAU_PFXX_2.0, whole genome shotgun sequence genome contains these proteins:
- the mpp3b gene encoding MAGUK p55 subfamily member 3 isoform X2, with amino-acid sequence MRDMPVLSANMGLHEILALLTSQLHPGANHKEDLVFLREVFSERSLGYLMRIHDRLRQYEQQSPTPVFHSAACLAEDVAEELQSGLLEGDEKELLMLLTTPHVKAVLTVHDTVAQKNFDPVLPPLPDDLEDELEEESIKIVRLVKSKEPLGATIRRDEVTGAVVVARIMRGGAADRSGLVHVGDELREVNGNLIIHKGPDEISQILSQSQGSITLKIIPAIKEEDKHKESTVYLRALFDYTPFEDKATPCQEAGLPFQRGDILQVVSQDDTTWWQAKRVGDSNLRAGLIPSKLFQQRRLTHQLKTGTYQSHQSPKSPSATPPYDQACDKEDCDCEGSGQHIVSPKCKAVAPTCGQAFSWEFYSASLRRSFRLSRKDRHSTPKDSQTAESGESKFLVYEEVTRYQQKPSDKPRLVVLIGSLGARINELKQRVIAENPHRYGIAVPHTTRPRKSHEKEGVDYHFISKQAFEADIQSNKFIEYGEYKDNQYGTSLESVRSVLARNKMCLVDVQPEALKILRAAEFKPYVIFVKPFIPESPHHCRRATSPSGGDSGLTEEELQEMSHSAEQLELQYGHLVDRVLVKEDSTSACAELRSILEQLETEIQWVPVSWVRS; translated from the exons atgagaGACATGCCTGTCCTCTCAGCCAACATGG GCCTACATGAGATTCTAGCATTGCTCACATCTCAGCTGCACCCTGGAGCAAATCACAAAGAGGACCTGGTGTTCCTCCGAGAGGTTTTCAGTGAGAGGAGCCTTGGCTAcctaatgaga ATTCATGACCGCCTCAGGCAGTACGAACAGCAGAGTCCAACGCCGGTGTTCCACAGTGCTGCCTGCCTGGCAGAGGAT GTGGCTGAGGAGCTGCAGAGTGGGCTACTAGAAGGAGATGAGAAGGAGCTGCTTATGCTTCTGACTACTCCACATGTGAAG GCTGTGCTAACTGTTCACGACACAGTAGCACAAAAGAACTTTGACCCTGTGCTGCCTCCACTGCCTGATGATCTAGAAGATGAACTGGAGGAGGAGTCGATCAAAATTGTTCGTCTAGTGAAGAGCAAGGAGCCTCTA GGGGCAACCATCCGCAGGGACGAGGTCACTGGAGCAGTGGTGGTCGCTAGAATTATGAGGGGTGGGGCTGCTGACCGCAGTG GGCTGGTGCACGTGGGAGATGAGCTCAGGGAAGTCAATGGAAATCTCATCATCCACAAGGGGCCTGATGAGATCAGTCAAATCTTG TCTCAGTCTCAAGGCTCCATTACTCTGAAGATAATCCCTGCTATTAAGGAGGAGGACAAACACAAGGAGAGTACG GTCTATTTAAGGGCCCTATTTGACTACACCCCATTTGAAGACAAGGCCACACCCTGCCAAGAGGCAGGACTTCCTTTTCAGCGAGGTGATATCCTGCAGGTGGTGAGTCAGGACGACACGACATGGTGGCAGGCCAAACGCGTGGGTGATAGCAACCTGCGTGCTGGTCTTATACCATCAAAACTCTTTCAACAGAG GCGCTTGACACATCAGCTGAAAACTGGCACTTACCAAAGTCACCAAAGTCCCAAGTCACCAAGTGCAACACCCCCCT ATGACCAGGCTTGTGATAAAG AGGACTGTGACTGTGAGGGCAGTGGACAACACATAG TTTCTCCAAAGTGTAAGGCGGTGGCACCCACCTGTGGTCAGGCCTTTTCCTGGGAATTCTATTCAG CAAGTCTTAGAAGAAGTTTCCGGTTAAGTCGCAAGGATCGACACAGCACTCCTAAAGATTCTCAGACTGCAGAATCCGGAGAATCCAAGTTTCTTGTTTATGAAGAGGTCACACGCTATCAGCAGAAGCCTTCAGACAAACCCAGACTGGTGGTGTTAATCG GGTCTCTGGGTGCTCGAATCAATGAACTGAAACAAAGAGTAATTGCTGAAAACCCCCATCGATATGGAATAGCTGTGCCAC ACACCACTCGACCCAGGAAGAGCCATGAAAAAGAGGGTGTTGATTACCACTTCATCTCAAAGCAGGCCTTTGAAGCAGACATTCAAAGTAACAA GTTTATTGAGTATGGAGAATATAAGGATAACCAATATGGAACGAGTTTGGAGTCAGTTCGGAGTGTATTGGCCAGAAATAAGATGTGTTTGGTGGATGTTCAACCTGAG GCTCTAAAAATCCTTCGTGCAGCTGAGTTTAAGCCCTATGTGATATTTGTCAAGCCATTCATCCCTGAGAGCCCCCACCACTGCAGGAGAGCCACATCACCATCAGGAGGCGACAGCGGGCTCACG GAGGAAGAGCTTCAGGAGATGAGTCATTCAGCTGAGCAGCTGGAGCTGCAGTACGGCCACCTGGTAGATCGGGTCCTAGTGAAAGAAGACTCCACCAGCGCTTGTGCAGAGCTCAGGAGCATCCTCGAGCAACTAGAGACGGAGATACAATGGGTTCCAGTCAGCTGGGTCCGATCATGA
- the ppp1r3cb gene encoding protein phosphatase 1 regulatory subunit 3C-B isoform X2: MPSPIMPVDVAMRICLAHSPPLRSFLGSYEHYKSRNLVKPFKPLRSCISSKTKVEATNRGWKSPKGKAKKRVIFADSKGMSLTAIHVFKDFEEESLLPTDLQFEMSDLEEAIVGLKVEKENSFVLDFPQPAADYLDFRNRLKKSLVCLENCVIQDRSLMGTIKVCNISFAKAVHVRITFDSWKSYEDIPCVYMNNVYGCADIDTFSFTVALPSSVPHEDQVEFCISYSANEETHWDNNDGKNYRLAHADNDHNQTKHVTQKTVYETRNTNKKPEMEFDQFGSPRTSSGFFPEWQSWGRIENSPYW, translated from the coding sequence ATGCCATCTCCGATCATGCCTGTGGATGTGGCCATGAGAATCTGTCTGGCTCATTCTCCACCCCTTCGCAGCTTCCTTGGTTCCTATGAGCACTATAAGTCCAGAAACTTGGTCAAGCCCTTCAAGCCACTGAGATCATGCATCAGCTCCAAGACCAAGGTGGAGGCCACCAACCGAGGATGGAAAAGCCCTAAAGGCAAAGCTAAGAAAAGAGTGATTTTTGCTGACTCCAAAGGCATGTCACTAACCGCGATCCATGTCTTCAAGGACTTTGAAGAAGAGTCCCTCTTACCTACAGACTTGCAGTTTGAGATGTCCGACTTGGAGGAAGCAATTGTGGGCCTGAAGGTGGAGAAGGAGAATAGCTTTGTTTTGGACTTCCCTCAGCCTGCTGCAGACTACCTGGACTTTCGGAACCGTCTCAAGAAGAGCCTGGTATGTTTGGAGAACTGTGTAATCCAGGACAGATCTCTCATGGGCACTATAAAAGTTTGTAACATAAGCTTTGCGAAGGCTGTTCATGTCCGGATAACTTTTGATTCATGGAAAAGCTACGAGGACATTCCTTGTGTGTATATGAACAATGTTTATGGGTGCGCAGACATCGACACCTTTTCCTTCACCGTTGCTCTGCCGAGTTCTGTGCCGCACGAGGATCAGGTGGAGTTCTGCATCTCCTACAGCGCTAACGAGGAGACACACTGGGATAATAACGACGGGAAGAACTACAGATTGGCTCATGCAGATAATGACCACAACCAGACCAAACATGTCACTCAGAAAACAGTGTATGAAACCAGAAACACCAACAAAAAGCCTGAGATGGAGTTTGATCAGTTTGGGAGCCCAAGGACCTCTAGTGGTTTCTTTCCAGAGTGGCAGAGTTGGGGGAGAATTGAAAATTCCCCCTACTGGTGA
- the ppp1r3cb gene encoding protein phosphatase 1 regulatory subunit 3C-B isoform X1 has product MNCTRVLHILNPRPMPSPIMPVDVAMRICLAHSPPLRSFLGSYEHYKSRNLVKPFKPLRSCISSKTKVEATNRGWKSPKGKAKKRVIFADSKGMSLTAIHVFKDFEEESLLPTDLQFEMSDLEEAIVGLKVEKENSFVLDFPQPAADYLDFRNRLKKSLVCLENCVIQDRSLMGTIKVCNISFAKAVHVRITFDSWKSYEDIPCVYMNNVYGCADIDTFSFTVALPSSVPHEDQVEFCISYSANEETHWDNNDGKNYRLAHADNDHNQTKHVTQKTVYETRNTNKKPEMEFDQFGSPRTSSGFFPEWQSWGRIENSPYW; this is encoded by the exons ATGAACTGCACCAG AGTTTTGCACATCTTGAACCCCAGACCGATGCCATCTCCGATCATGCCTGTGGATGTGGCCATGAGAATCTGTCTGGCTCATTCTCCACCCCTTCGCAGCTTCCTTGGTTCCTATGAGCACTATAAGTCCAGAAACTTGGTCAAGCCCTTCAAGCCACTGAGATCATGCATCAGCTCCAAGACCAAGGTGGAGGCCACCAACCGAGGATGGAAAAGCCCTAAAGGCAAAGCTAAGAAAAGAGTGATTTTTGCTGACTCCAAAGGCATGTCACTAACCGCGATCCATGTCTTCAAGGACTTTGAAGAAGAGTCCCTCTTACCTACAGACTTGCAGTTTGAGATGTCCGACTTGGAGGAAGCAATTGTGGGCCTGAAGGTGGAGAAGGAGAATAGCTTTGTTTTGGACTTCCCTCAGCCTGCTGCAGACTACCTGGACTTTCGGAACCGTCTCAAGAAGAGCCTGGTATGTTTGGAGAACTGTGTAATCCAGGACAGATCTCTCATGGGCACTATAAAAGTTTGTAACATAAGCTTTGCGAAGGCTGTTCATGTCCGGATAACTTTTGATTCATGGAAAAGCTACGAGGACATTCCTTGTGTGTATATGAACAATGTTTATGGGTGCGCAGACATCGACACCTTTTCCTTCACCGTTGCTCTGCCGAGTTCTGTGCCGCACGAGGATCAGGTGGAGTTCTGCATCTCCTACAGCGCTAACGAGGAGACACACTGGGATAATAACGACGGGAAGAACTACAGATTGGCTCATGCAGATAATGACCACAACCAGACCAAACATGTCACTCAGAAAACAGTGTATGAAACCAGAAACACCAACAAAAAGCCTGAGATGGAGTTTGATCAGTTTGGGAGCCCAAGGACCTCTAGTGGTTTCTTTCCAGAGTGGCAGAGTTGGGGGAGAATTGAAAATTCCCCCTACTGGTGA
- the mpp3b gene encoding MAGUK p55 subfamily member 3 isoform X1 — protein sequence MRDMPVLSANMGLHEILALLTSQLHPGANHKEDLVFLREVFSERSLGYLMRIHDRLRQYEQQSPTPVFHSAACLAEDVAEELQSGLLEGDEKELLMLLTTPHVKAVLTVHDTVAQKNFDPVLPPLPDDLEDELEEESIKIVRLVKSKEPLGATIRRDEVTGAVVVARIMRGGAADRSGLVHVGDELREVNGNLIIHKGPDEISQILSQSQGSITLKIIPAIKEEDKHKESTVYLRALFDYTPFEDKATPCQEAGLPFQRGDILQVVSQDDTTWWQAKRVGDSNLRAGLIPSKLFQQRRLTHQLKTGTYQSHQSPKSPSATPPYDQACDKEDCDCEGSGQHIVVVSPKCKAVAPTCGQAFSWEFYSASLRRSFRLSRKDRHSTPKDSQTAESGESKFLVYEEVTRYQQKPSDKPRLVVLIGSLGARINELKQRVIAENPHRYGIAVPHTTRPRKSHEKEGVDYHFISKQAFEADIQSNKFIEYGEYKDNQYGTSLESVRSVLARNKMCLVDVQPEALKILRAAEFKPYVIFVKPFIPESPHHCRRATSPSGGDSGLTEEELQEMSHSAEQLELQYGHLVDRVLVKEDSTSACAELRSILEQLETEIQWVPVSWVRS from the exons atgagaGACATGCCTGTCCTCTCAGCCAACATGG GCCTACATGAGATTCTAGCATTGCTCACATCTCAGCTGCACCCTGGAGCAAATCACAAAGAGGACCTGGTGTTCCTCCGAGAGGTTTTCAGTGAGAGGAGCCTTGGCTAcctaatgaga ATTCATGACCGCCTCAGGCAGTACGAACAGCAGAGTCCAACGCCGGTGTTCCACAGTGCTGCCTGCCTGGCAGAGGAT GTGGCTGAGGAGCTGCAGAGTGGGCTACTAGAAGGAGATGAGAAGGAGCTGCTTATGCTTCTGACTACTCCACATGTGAAG GCTGTGCTAACTGTTCACGACACAGTAGCACAAAAGAACTTTGACCCTGTGCTGCCTCCACTGCCTGATGATCTAGAAGATGAACTGGAGGAGGAGTCGATCAAAATTGTTCGTCTAGTGAAGAGCAAGGAGCCTCTA GGGGCAACCATCCGCAGGGACGAGGTCACTGGAGCAGTGGTGGTCGCTAGAATTATGAGGGGTGGGGCTGCTGACCGCAGTG GGCTGGTGCACGTGGGAGATGAGCTCAGGGAAGTCAATGGAAATCTCATCATCCACAAGGGGCCTGATGAGATCAGTCAAATCTTG TCTCAGTCTCAAGGCTCCATTACTCTGAAGATAATCCCTGCTATTAAGGAGGAGGACAAACACAAGGAGAGTACG GTCTATTTAAGGGCCCTATTTGACTACACCCCATTTGAAGACAAGGCCACACCCTGCCAAGAGGCAGGACTTCCTTTTCAGCGAGGTGATATCCTGCAGGTGGTGAGTCAGGACGACACGACATGGTGGCAGGCCAAACGCGTGGGTGATAGCAACCTGCGTGCTGGTCTTATACCATCAAAACTCTTTCAACAGAG GCGCTTGACACATCAGCTGAAAACTGGCACTTACCAAAGTCACCAAAGTCCCAAGTCACCAAGTGCAACACCCCCCT ATGACCAGGCTTGTGATAAAG AGGACTGTGACTGTGAGGGCAGTGGACAACACATAG TTGTAGTTTCTCCAAAGTGTAAGGCGGTGGCACCCACCTGTGGTCAGGCCTTTTCCTGGGAATTCTATTCAG CAAGTCTTAGAAGAAGTTTCCGGTTAAGTCGCAAGGATCGACACAGCACTCCTAAAGATTCTCAGACTGCAGAATCCGGAGAATCCAAGTTTCTTGTTTATGAAGAGGTCACACGCTATCAGCAGAAGCCTTCAGACAAACCCAGACTGGTGGTGTTAATCG GGTCTCTGGGTGCTCGAATCAATGAACTGAAACAAAGAGTAATTGCTGAAAACCCCCATCGATATGGAATAGCTGTGCCAC ACACCACTCGACCCAGGAAGAGCCATGAAAAAGAGGGTGTTGATTACCACTTCATCTCAAAGCAGGCCTTTGAAGCAGACATTCAAAGTAACAA GTTTATTGAGTATGGAGAATATAAGGATAACCAATATGGAACGAGTTTGGAGTCAGTTCGGAGTGTATTGGCCAGAAATAAGATGTGTTTGGTGGATGTTCAACCTGAG GCTCTAAAAATCCTTCGTGCAGCTGAGTTTAAGCCCTATGTGATATTTGTCAAGCCATTCATCCCTGAGAGCCCCCACCACTGCAGGAGAGCCACATCACCATCAGGAGGCGACAGCGGGCTCACG GAGGAAGAGCTTCAGGAGATGAGTCATTCAGCTGAGCAGCTGGAGCTGCAGTACGGCCACCTGGTAGATCGGGTCCTAGTGAAAGAAGACTCCACCAGCGCTTGTGCAGAGCTCAGGAGCATCCTCGAGCAACTAGAGACGGAGATACAATGGGTTCCAGTCAGCTGGGTCCGATCATGA
- the mpp3b gene encoding MAGUK p55 subfamily member 3 isoform X3 yields the protein MRDMPVLSANMGLHEILALLTSQLHPGANHKEDLVFLREVFSERSLGYLMRIHDRLRQYEQQSPTPVFHSAACLAEDVAEELQSGLLEGDEKELLMLLTTPHVKAVLTVHDTVAQKNFDPVLPPLPDDLEDELEEESIKIVRLVKSKEPLGATIRRDEVTGAVVVARIMRGGAADRSGLVHVGDELREVNGNLIIHKGPDEISQILSQSQGSITLKIIPAIKEEDKHKESTVYLRALFDYTPFEDKATPCQEAGLPFQRGDILQVVSQDDTTWWQAKRVGDSNLRAGLIPSKLFQQRRLTHQLKTGTYQSHQSPKSPSATPPYDQACDKEDCDCEGSGQHIASLRRSFRLSRKDRHSTPKDSQTAESGESKFLVYEEVTRYQQKPSDKPRLVVLIGSLGARINELKQRVIAENPHRYGIAVPHTTRPRKSHEKEGVDYHFISKQAFEADIQSNKFIEYGEYKDNQYGTSLESVRSVLARNKMCLVDVQPEALKILRAAEFKPYVIFVKPFIPESPHHCRRATSPSGGDSGLTEEELQEMSHSAEQLELQYGHLVDRVLVKEDSTSACAELRSILEQLETEIQWVPVSWVRS from the exons atgagaGACATGCCTGTCCTCTCAGCCAACATGG GCCTACATGAGATTCTAGCATTGCTCACATCTCAGCTGCACCCTGGAGCAAATCACAAAGAGGACCTGGTGTTCCTCCGAGAGGTTTTCAGTGAGAGGAGCCTTGGCTAcctaatgaga ATTCATGACCGCCTCAGGCAGTACGAACAGCAGAGTCCAACGCCGGTGTTCCACAGTGCTGCCTGCCTGGCAGAGGAT GTGGCTGAGGAGCTGCAGAGTGGGCTACTAGAAGGAGATGAGAAGGAGCTGCTTATGCTTCTGACTACTCCACATGTGAAG GCTGTGCTAACTGTTCACGACACAGTAGCACAAAAGAACTTTGACCCTGTGCTGCCTCCACTGCCTGATGATCTAGAAGATGAACTGGAGGAGGAGTCGATCAAAATTGTTCGTCTAGTGAAGAGCAAGGAGCCTCTA GGGGCAACCATCCGCAGGGACGAGGTCACTGGAGCAGTGGTGGTCGCTAGAATTATGAGGGGTGGGGCTGCTGACCGCAGTG GGCTGGTGCACGTGGGAGATGAGCTCAGGGAAGTCAATGGAAATCTCATCATCCACAAGGGGCCTGATGAGATCAGTCAAATCTTG TCTCAGTCTCAAGGCTCCATTACTCTGAAGATAATCCCTGCTATTAAGGAGGAGGACAAACACAAGGAGAGTACG GTCTATTTAAGGGCCCTATTTGACTACACCCCATTTGAAGACAAGGCCACACCCTGCCAAGAGGCAGGACTTCCTTTTCAGCGAGGTGATATCCTGCAGGTGGTGAGTCAGGACGACACGACATGGTGGCAGGCCAAACGCGTGGGTGATAGCAACCTGCGTGCTGGTCTTATACCATCAAAACTCTTTCAACAGAG GCGCTTGACACATCAGCTGAAAACTGGCACTTACCAAAGTCACCAAAGTCCCAAGTCACCAAGTGCAACACCCCCCT ATGACCAGGCTTGTGATAAAG AGGACTGTGACTGTGAGGGCAGTGGACAACACATAG CAAGTCTTAGAAGAAGTTTCCGGTTAAGTCGCAAGGATCGACACAGCACTCCTAAAGATTCTCAGACTGCAGAATCCGGAGAATCCAAGTTTCTTGTTTATGAAGAGGTCACACGCTATCAGCAGAAGCCTTCAGACAAACCCAGACTGGTGGTGTTAATCG GGTCTCTGGGTGCTCGAATCAATGAACTGAAACAAAGAGTAATTGCTGAAAACCCCCATCGATATGGAATAGCTGTGCCAC ACACCACTCGACCCAGGAAGAGCCATGAAAAAGAGGGTGTTGATTACCACTTCATCTCAAAGCAGGCCTTTGAAGCAGACATTCAAAGTAACAA GTTTATTGAGTATGGAGAATATAAGGATAACCAATATGGAACGAGTTTGGAGTCAGTTCGGAGTGTATTGGCCAGAAATAAGATGTGTTTGGTGGATGTTCAACCTGAG GCTCTAAAAATCCTTCGTGCAGCTGAGTTTAAGCCCTATGTGATATTTGTCAAGCCATTCATCCCTGAGAGCCCCCACCACTGCAGGAGAGCCACATCACCATCAGGAGGCGACAGCGGGCTCACG GAGGAAGAGCTTCAGGAGATGAGTCATTCAGCTGAGCAGCTGGAGCTGCAGTACGGCCACCTGGTAGATCGGGTCCTAGTGAAAGAAGACTCCACCAGCGCTTGTGCAGAGCTCAGGAGCATCCTCGAGCAACTAGAGACGGAGATACAATGGGTTCCAGTCAGCTGGGTCCGATCATGA